In a single window of the Papaver somniferum cultivar HN1 chromosome 8, ASM357369v1, whole genome shotgun sequence genome:
- the LOC113306193 gene encoding uncharacterized protein LOC113306193, giving the protein MKLFCKLLRNWEIFGDLSTKLKQAEEKVLSAYLLSDSIPEDIQLLNNLVTARGEQDNEQGSLVATQQEISDVLVKHFEDKFKYSEVQMSDNLLQVVPEVLSNGDKFILDSVPSAEEIKVAVNELDPDSSPGPDGFSGWLYRKCWSIIGNDISSMLSKIISPQQGAFIKGKTIQEQIVLASEMVNGLDTPRRGGNVEMKIDITQGFDSIIWEFLFAVLHKLGFSANFIKWLHTLFSSARISVLING; this is encoded by the exons ATGAAACTTTTCTGCAAGTTATTGAGGAACTGGGAAATTTTTGGGGATTTATCTACTAAATTGAAACAAGCTGAAGAAAAAGTATTATCTGCATATTTGTTATCTGACAGTATTCCTGAAGATATTCAACTATTGAATAATTTGGTGACAGCTAGGGGAGAACAAGAT AATGAACAAGGTTCACTGGTTGCAACTCAACAAGAAATTTCTGATGTTCTAGTTAAACATTTTGAAGATAAATTCAAATACTCTGAAGTACAAATGTCAGATAATCTTTTACAAGTTGTACCTGAAGTCTTGAGCAATGGTGATAAATTTATACTAGATTCAGTGCCTAGTGCAGAAGAAATAAAAGTTGCAGTTAATGAATTGGACCCTGATAGCTCGCCAGGACCAGATGGGTTTAGTGGATGGCTTTACAGGAAATGCTGGTCCATAATTGGCAATGAT ATAAGCAGTATGCTGAGTAAGATCATCTCTCCCCAGCAAGGAGCTTTTATCAAAGGTAAAACTATTCAAGAGCAGATAGTTCTTGCTTCAGAAATGGTGAATGGATTGGATACACCTAGAAGAGGGGGGAATGTAGAAATGAAGATTGACATCACACAAGGTTTTGATTCTATCATCTGGGAATTCTTATTTGCAGTTCTACACAAACTGGGGTTCTCTGCTAACTTCATTAAATGGTTGCACACTCTGTTCTCATCTGCAAGAATTTCAGTTTTAATCAATGGTTGA
- the LOC113303490 gene encoding pyruvate kinase, cytosolic isozyme — protein MANIDIEGILKELPNDGRIPKTKIVCTLGPASRSVEMISKLLKAGMNVARFNFSHGSHAYHQETLDNLRIAMQKTEIMCAVMLDTKGPEIRTGFLVDEKPVQLKEGQEVTISTDYDLKGDGKTITMSYKKLPEDLKPGNTILCADGTITLTVLSCDVGAGTVRCRCENTAVLGERKNVNLPGIVVDLPTLTEKDKEDIMEWGVPNKIDMIALSFVRKGSDLVNVRTLLGPHSKSIQLMSKVENQEGVVNFDEILRETDSFMVARGDLGMEIPVEKIFLAQKMMIYKCNLVGKPVVTATQMLESMIKSPRPTRAEATDVANAVLDGTDCVMLSGESAAGAYPELAVKIMARICIEAESSLDYNAIFKEMIRSTPLPMSPLESLASSAVRTANKARATLIVVMTRGGTTAKLVAKYRPAVPILNVVVPVLTTDSFNWTCSDETPARQSLCYRGLIPLLAEGSAKATDTESTEVILEAALKSATKRNLCKPGDAIVALHRIGGASVIKICVVKS, from the exons ATGGCGAACATTGATATTGAAGGGATCTTAAAGGAATTACCAAATGATGGTAGAATTCCAAAGACAAAGATTGTTTGTACACTTGGACCAGCTTCTAGATCTGTTGAAATGATCTCAAAGCTATTAAAAGCTGGAATGAATGTTGCTAGATTCAATTTCTCACACGGGAGTCATGCATATCACCAAGAGACTTTGGATAACCTTAGAATTGCTATGCAGAAAACTGAGATCATGTGTGCTGTTATGCTCGATACTAAG GGACCTGAGATCCGAACTGGATTCCTTGTGGATGAAAAACCTGTTCAACTTAAAGAGGGCCAGGAAGTTACAATCTCCACAGATTACGACTTGAAAGGGGATGGAAAGACAATTACTATGAGTTACAAAAAGCTTCCAGAAGATTTGAAGCCTGGAAATACCATCTTGTGTGCCGATGGAACCATCACGCTTACTGTGTTGTCTTGTGACGTAGGTGCAGGAACTGTGAGATGTCGATGTGAAAACACTGCTGTCCTGGGAGAGAGAAAGAATGTGAATCTCCCTGGTATCGTGGTTGATCTCCCAACTCTCACAGAGAAGGACAAAGAAGACATCATGGAATGGGGTGTTCCTAACAAGATAGATATGATTGCTCTATCGTTTGTGCGCAAGGGCTCAGATCTTGTCAATGTCCGAACGCTTCTTGGACCACATTCAAAAAGCATCCAGCTGATGTCAAAG GTTGAGAATCAGGAAGGAGTGGTCAACTTCGATGAGATCCTTCGCGAGACAGATTCTTTTATGGTTGCTAGAGGTGATCTTGGAATGGAGATTCCAGTGGAGAAGATCTTTCTTGCACAGAAGATGATGATCTACAAGTGCAACCTTGTAGGGAAGCCCGTGGTTACTGCCACCCAGATGCTTGAGTCAATGATCAAGTCCCCAAGACCCACCAGGGCTGAAGCCACTGATGTTGCCAATGCTGTCCTAGACGGTACCGACTGTGTCATGCTCAGTGGTGAGAGTGCTGCTGGGGCCTACCCAGAGCTTGCCGTGAAGATCATGGCCAGGATATGTATCGAAGCTGAATCTTCCCTTGATTATAATGCCATTTTCAAGGAGATGATTAGGTCTACCCCACTTCCAATGAGCCCGTTGGAAAGTCTTGCCTCTTCTGCTGTCCGAACAGCTAACAAGGCTAGAGCCACCCTTATTGTTGTGATGACAAGGGGTGGAACCACAGCAAAGTTGGTGGCTAAGTATAGGCCAGCAGTACCAATCCTTAACGTAGTGGTCCCAGTTCTGACAACTGACTCCTTTAACTGGACCTGCAGTGATGAAACTCCAGCAAGACAGAGTCTTTGCTACAGAGGACTAATTCCCTTACTTGCCGAAGGTTCAGCCAAGGCCACAGACACCGAATCAACTGAGGTGATTCTGGAAGCTGCCCTCAAGTCTGCAACTAAGAGGAATTTGTGCAAACCTGGGGATGCAATTGTGGCACTCCATCGTATCGGGGGAGCCTCAGTCATTAAGATCTGTGTTGTGAAGTCTTAA